Part of the Bos indicus isolate NIAB-ARS_2022 breed Sahiwal x Tharparkar chromosome 29, NIAB-ARS_B.indTharparkar_mat_pri_1.0, whole genome shotgun sequence genome is shown below.
GTGGCCAGGAAAGGTCCAGAAGCTGAGGTGGAGTCGGGTCCTGTTACGTGCGGGCGTTCCGCTCTGTCTCTGCCAGGCACTCTCTGACGAGGGCCCGGGCATGGATGATGCCTGGGGTGGGCATGGGCAAGTAACATACAGGATCTCAGCGACCCTCCACAGTCGCAGGTCTGCCCTCCAGAGGAAGACCCCTCCCTCACACCCCGTTTCCTTTCAGTGAAAGGGACTATAATCTAATGAGGGACTCGATGACATTAGAGGTTTAGACGTTAACCAGCAAATTTACCCCGCTGAGATACagcgttggatggcatcaccaactcaatggacatgagtctgagtaaactccaggagttggtgatggacggggaagcctggtgtgctgcagtccatggggtcgcaaagagttggacacaactgagcggttgaactgactgactgaaatacAAATTCCCTGGTCCTTCCTTAGAAACTGactcaatttcagttcagttccaacaCGTCTCTGGATAGTGATCCTTGCCCTCGTCTAGGCTTGGTTCAGGCGGCCTCCAGAAGTCTTTCCTTCCCTACCTTGTGAAGAGTTGTTCAGTGTTTGCCTCCTGGCCTCACTCACCTCTCTTCAGGCGTTCCATGGCGCTCTTGCTGCCAGCATAGGTGGGCCGGATCTCTTTGCCCATCTCTTCTATGACAGACAGCAGGTCGGTGTAAGTGCTCTGGGAGCCCTGGGCGCCAGGTGGTTTCATTGCCTGCGTCAAAAGAGAACAGGGCAGTGAGTTCAGGCCAACAGGGCACCTCCAGTCCTTATCCCACGGGCAGTCCCTCAGCTCCGCTCACCTGCACATAGCCCATGGAGGGAGGCCCAAAGTCATTAAACAGTGGTCTGAAAGGGCCAGCGGCTCCCGGCACAGAGCCCGATGGTGATGGGACACTTCCAGCTGCAAGAGGAGCGAGTAAGCGGTCAGCGCGGGTCAGGAGCGCCTCCTCCCGGCGCTCCAAGCCTCGGACTAGATTCGCCCCGATTCCCTCCAAAGGCACGCTCCATTCCAGGCCGCTAAACTTCAGGACAAGCCCCCCTCCCGCTGCGCTCAGCCAACAACCCTTACGCGACCACGCCCACTTTACAGGCCAGCAAACTGAGGCTCGGCGAGGA
Proteins encoded:
- the CDK2AP2 gene encoding cyclin-dependent kinase 2-associated protein 2 isoform X1 — protein: MSYKPIAPAPSSTPGSSTPGPGTPVPTAGSVPSPSGSVPGAAGPFRPLFNDFGPPSMGYVQAMKPPGAQGSQSTYTDLLSVIEEMGKEIRPTYAGSKSAMERLKRGIIHARALVRECLAETERNART
- the CDK2AP2 gene encoding cyclin-dependent kinase 2-associated protein 2 isoform X2 — its product is MGYVQAMKPPGAQGSQSTYTDLLSVIEEMGKEIRPTYAGSKSAMERLKRGIIHARALVRECLAETERNART